CCAACGATATTGAGAAAACTGCCGATCATTTGTCACTGGTCTGTTTTCAGGATCGCCTGGACACGCTGGCGAAGGCTGGTGTCCCCCTGTGGGTGACGGAGCTGACGGTGAACTCTAACCACGACGAGAACAAGGGAGCCGACCTGTTTGAGCAGACCCTGAGGGCGCTCTACGGTCACCCCGCTGTGGAAGGCATCCTGCTGTGGGGATTCTGGGACCACGCGCAGTATAGACCTGAGAGGTCTTCTCTCGTCAGGGGAGATAATGTGGAGGTGAGagtattttctttttatttcatattacttatagagaatactacatggcttgctgtctcgtaccagatttacaccagttggctcacgtaagtgtagcctatgcgatgataaactttgtctgtctgtgcgtgcgtgtgtgtgtgtgtgatagaaactttaacatttccgagtttatggattacgtcagtctcggtcaaaagtgttcgacgtgtgtgatagaaactatttgaagacgtcacattatgacgtaagagggttagacgtcacgcaaaggaattactgaaagtctcggtcattgttattgtgagcgggccgagactacttggcagatccagggtctcgctttcttgcacagtttcacctatgcttactgtgtgtgtgtgtgtgtgtgtgtgtgtgtgtgtgtgtgtgtgtgtgtgtgtgtgtgtgtgtgtgtgtgtgtgtgtgtgtgtgtgtgtgtgtgtgtgtgtatgtgtgacggagtgattgagtttgtgttactgtttgtcgatttcttacgtgagccttgaaggcttcgcctcttgtttttgttttgttaagcATACGTTAGCTATtgatctaaaaaataaaatcgCCTAAGCTCATAATTATTGTGCTAATATTAGGCTATGATATATCAGAGTGTGTAGAAACAAGTGTGACTAAAAAATAGAGAAATCTACCGGACTGACTTTCTGATACAGAACgttgaatatgatgacatgccaCTGCCAGTTTGAACCACTCGAAGCAGAGACTCGAGGCGTCTGGGTCAAACTGCGCCTGGtcaacttgtttttttcttctgtcctTGCTACAGCTGACCGCAGCCGGACGTCGCGTGCTTGACCTGTGGGAGAACCAGTGGATGACGGACGACACGCGCGTGCTGTCCCAGACCGGAAACCAGTACACTGTGCGTGGTTTCCATGGTGACTACGAGGTGCGGGTCATATACAAAGGTCACGAGCTGACCCAGCTGAAGAAGACCTTCACGTTGGGCAAAGCTGACCACACTGTCACAGTCAGTGTCCACGCTTAATGTGTTAACCTCACTGAACATACGAGTACACTCGTGTTGACATTGAATAatgttcattttctttccaatcGCCTTCTGGCCAGAAACGTAAAATTGCGTGCGtggatgcgtgcgtgcgtgcgtgcgtgcggatgtatgtatgtgtttgtgtgtgtgtttgtgagtgtgtgtgtgtgtgtgtgtgtatgtgtgtgtgtgtgtgtgtgtgtgtgtgcgtgtttgcgtgtgtgtgtgtgtgtgtgtgtgtgtttaagagaaaaaaagagagagagagtgtgtgtgtgtgtgtgtgtgtgtgtgtgtgtgtgtgtgtgtgtgtgtgtgtgtgtacttttttgTCGTCGTTGCACCCAAAAATAGTctacactgcacacacacacacacacacacacacacacacacgcacgcacacacacacacacacacacatttacacacacacacacacacacacacacacacacacacacacacacacacacacacatagacagaacTTCTAGTTTACCAGTCAAGTTGTAATTTCCATCTGAGAACAGCCATAAACGTACAGTGTGAATGTTCATCTACACATAGTCTGAACAAGCACGTGCATATCAGACGGTTAATTGTCACAACAGACCTCCGTGCAAGTCTGGTAGTCACTTGACGACGGGGAAGAAGGTTACCGAAAACCATGAAACGTTTCTAAATTCTATTTTTTTCGAGGCTAATGGACTGGGATTTCAAACACTTGATATTGtttgaataaaccacgagaactggtgtgtggttaaCGCGTGCAAAAATGCCATTCACGTGATCTGTAAGTAGCATTTTATTTTGGAATGCTATTGAGAGTGTGTTCCATCAGGCTAGTAGTGCTGTTTTCGTGAATATAcgtcatcgttctgtaaacctcatgAGAGGCGGAGTGGGCCGTAAACTTTTGAATCCGTTATTATTCGGGGTTGTCCTTCGAGTCCGAAGaagacttttttgttttgcatcCTATCTATGTACACAGAGGAGGCTCCGCAAACCTAGTCTGGAGGCGCAGAGTCTGGAACAGTGGAGGCACTGGACGTCTGTTGTGGTCACTGAAGGTTTAGCGCTATGGCGTTGCTTTCGCGCAGCGACAAGTCTCTCACAGCGAGCCTCTTCAAAGTCTGCAGAGGCTTGATGTATTAGGGCTCGCCAGCATGGTCGGTCCTTGGCATACTCCTCCAACTCCTTTGGCTTGATGTTGCACCACTGTAGGTTTGCTTTCACAGAATCTTTATTCCGTTTCTTTGGTCGGTCTTGCGGTCTTTTTCCACATGAAAGCTCTCTGTACAGAAGGCGCCTGGGCATGCGCtaacaaaaaccaaaaatgaaaaataaatgttAGGGCTCGCAAATTCGTTTCGACACGGATATGATGAATATGATTGTCACCCATTAACGACGGTGGTAGCCGTGTACGTGCTGAAAACTTCCTTCGTCTTATCAAGATTCTTCCTACGGAACAATGACCGCAACGTGTCCCGGTAGCGAGAGCCCATGGTGTAGTACACGAAGATGTTGAAGGTAGAGTTGACATAGGACACTGCCTCCAGCACCCACAGGCAGGTAAGGTACAGGTTGTGGTGACGGCGGCCTGGGTTGATCTCGGGCAGGAAGAGCCAGACACAGCGAAAGAGAGCGATGGGAAAAACACACACCATGAAGAGCAGGGAGGTGCCGATCAACATTTTGGTCAGCGCCACGTCACGGGGAGAGAGGGTCTTCACTGCGTCACTCGATGAGCTTTCTGCGCGCCACCTGGCAGCCTGGCGGATCTTCACCGCCGTTATCGTCGTCGTTAccgtcaccaccaccatcaccaccacaggaATGCCGGCACCGTACACGAACGCATCCAGGTAGTTGATGAGAGTCTCGTTATTCTGATAAAACTCGCTGGCCACATAAATCACCACAGCGGATTCAGAAGCAAGATCATACACACAGCCCAGATGGTACCTGGCAGCAACGACAAAGTAGagccccaccaccaccacaaaaaCCAGGCTGATTATAACAGCCATGGTCCTGGTTTTAAGAAATGTTTGGAAGCGTAAAGGACTCAGCACACACAGGCATCGATCGCTGGCTATGATAGCTGAGATGACCTGCGAAACCCAGGTAAAGCCATACAGGCCAATCAGGTTGTGATTCACCATGGAAGTCATCATCGGTCCGTACTTTTCTCTGGTGGTGAGCCAGAGGTGGACTTGCTCCCCGTAGAGAAGCATGGCCTGCAGCAGGTACAACAGGTCGGCCAGAGACAGGGCGAAGAGGCACAGGTTGACCCGTTCCCGGAGGCCCTGTTTGTAGAAGACCGCCATGTTGATGACGTTGCCTGGCCCACCAATCAGAAAGAGGAGCGGCAAGATGACGGCATCCTTCACTCTGCGCGTGATGTCCTCGACCTGGGCGCTGATGATGTTGTCCGGGTTGTCCCAGGGAATGAACTCCAGGTCCGCAAAAGACACGATGGGGCAGTCTGGTGGAATGGACCCCTTTGTCGTCACATTTGAAAGGGATCTGTTTGAAGACAGCGTTTGTGTTGTGCTGATCTCAGTGACGGACATGCGTTGTGTGGTCATGCCTACTGGGCCAACAGAGTCAAAGTTTGCCATTGTGCCGCTTTGTCTTTCTGCGCTCTACAGAAAAAGCACCCCTTTTTTATACGGATGATTTTTGTTCGATTGAATCTGCTGCCAATACGGCTTGGTCTTTGTGCGCTACTCTGAAAAAATCGAAACTATTTCAGGGTTAAAACCGTTGTCGTTGCTTGGACTCACGGCGTATGCAACATCGTCCACGCGTTGTCATGGTAACGTTCACCTGGTGTAAGGACAGAGTTGATTGCTGATTAATGACTGCCGTATTAAAACTCACCACACCTTTTTTTATAACAATGATTGTGTGTTCGATTAAATCTGCTGTCAATACCACTTAGAGGTTTGTTTGCTCAACACTCAAATTGCGGGTGAAAATGTCCCATTTAATTGTGCTAAAATCGATGTAAAACGAGTTCGTTGTCACAGGCGaaaacacacgcaaacacgcacacacacacaaacacacactcacatggacGCACGCAtatccacacaaacacagacacacacacacacacaaacacaaacacacagacacacacacacacacacacacacacatattagcgcacgcacgcaggtacacacaaacaaacacacacacccatacacacacacacatacacactaatacacacacacacactaacattaacactaacatacacacacacacacacacacacacacacacacacacacacacacacacacacacacacacacacacacacacacacacacacacacacacatacagtaaaAAGCTGTAGTTCTAACTGACATGTTCGGTATAGAAATCCTTTCTGTTTGATCGACACAAGGAAACGTTTTTCCTGACACACGCATTGCAGTAAAgattttcaacacacacacacacacaaacacaaacacacagacagacagacagacactctcacacacacacacacacacacaaacacacacacacacacacacacacacacacaaacaaacacacacactcatacacacacacacacacacactaatacacacacacacacacactaacactaacatacacacacacatacacacacacacacatacacacacacacacactcacacacacacacacacacacacacacacacacacacacacacatacagtaaaAAGCTGTAGTTCTAACTGACATGTTCGGTATAGAAATCCTTTCTGTTTGATCGACACAAGGAAACGTTtttcctgacacacacattgcagtaaAGATTGTCAACATGTCGATTTAATTCGAATAATTCAGACGAACATTAGGAACAGCGTTTCCCTGTTTCGATTGCTTAATACACTATTAGAGACAGAAAGGATTTCTATACCTAACATTTGTTATAGAAGCAGAGcactctgcgtgtgtgtgtgcgtgtgtgtgtgtgtgtgtgcagggtggtgtgtgtgtgtgtgtgtatgtgtgtgtgtgtgtatgtgtgtgtgtgtgtgtgtgtgtgtgcagggtggtgtgtgtgtgtgtgtgtgtgtgtatgtgtgtgtgtgtgtgtctgtgtgtgcagggtggtgtatgtgtgtgtgtgtgtgtgtgtgtgtctttctgcgtttgtgtgtgtgtgtgtgtgcacgggtgtgtgtgtggggggggggggggtgtgcacgtgtgtgcgtgtgcgcgtgtgtgtgtttgtgtgtgtgtgtgggtgtgtgtgtgtgttcttgtgtgcGCATAtgcgcgtgtgtacgtgtgtgtttgtatgtgtgtgcacgtgtgtgtgtgtgtgcttgtgtgtgtgtctgtgtgtgtgtgtgtgttcttgtgtgcGCGTATgcacgtgtgtacgtgtgcgtttgtgtgtgtgcatgtatgtgtttgtgtgtgtgtgtatgtgtgtgtgtatgtgtgtgtgtatgtgtgtgttcttgtgtgcGCGTATGcacgtgtgcacgtgtgtgtttgtgtgtgtgtgcacgtgtgtgtgtgtgtgtgcttgtgtgtgtgtctgtgtgtttttgtgtgtgtgtgtaggtgtgtgtgtgtgtgtgttcttgtgtgcGCGTATgcacgtgtgtacgtgtgcgtgtgtgtgtgtgtgtgtgtgtgtgtgtgtgtgtgtgtgtgtgtgtgcacgttttTTGCTATCACTGatgaagaaagaaagtcaataacacacacatacacacacacgtgcacacgcgcgcacactcacacacacacacacacatacacacacacacacacacacacacacacacacacacacacacacacacacacacacacacacacactgcaggcACGCACGCGCGCGAATAGATAATCGCCGAGGGAACGAACACGTATCccgttgtcaaacaaacagtAACAGTGTACCCTTGAGGTTCCATAGCTACGTTTTTTGCTATCACTGatgaagaaagaaagtcaataatctgacaagggaaacaatCGCTGTATTAAGAAAGATGGTTGCCTCCCCTGGAGATCATTTACTGAGTTTGGTTTTGGGTTCACTGTAACTGTTTGCTTTTCTTCTTGTACAATCACACTCTTGGATACTGCGTCCACCAAGCCATGTATTTTCCAACgtgtgttttctgttgtgttatgtttttgtgctcccttgtctgtgtcctgtaatgtacagcctATACCTgaatataaacaaacaaaaacaagaaattcctacgaggtaggaaaaacacccccgtcaaagggaaataaccttctcagttggtggcagtgactgagtgagaatggttatttccctttgaccatgaagatgtccctgtataagtccttgtataattttaatccaccaataactccctaaccgtgtgtttgactggtcccaatttttgtaaggaccgtctcaggaatgtatagaacctgttcaccaagtttggtgacgatcggtccgttcattcttgagatctatatgcgaacacaaacacacaaacaaacacccaaacaaacacatcgagcgaaacctttacacacccctataccgggggtgtaaatatctATAaagagaacaagaggcgaagccttcaaggctcacgtaagaaatagacaaacagtaacacaaactcactacacgaagcttcgcaaagtcttaataccaaaaacccgcagctacggcgtggtactttgaccccaacatcgcttctcaagttttgacatgcgaagcttcgccgtagctcgcaacgaagttgggtttttacacccccggtataggggtgtgtataggattcggtcgatgtgtttgtttgtttgtgtgtttgtgttcgcatatagatctcaagaatgaacggacctgATTATTACCCCAAGCACTGACATTGTTGACAAAGTAGAAGTTATTCCTCCCATTTGTAGTGATCACTCCGTACCAGTCGTTTATTTAAAGCATCATTTGAAGAAAAGATCACACTCAAAAAGAACGATTTTAGATTATAGCAAACTAGACGGTCAAAAGTTAATAGTTGAGTTACAGAAAATTGATTGGTCAAACATAGTGACTTTAGAAGATATTCATACCGCAGCTTCTCTTTTTTCGGAGCAGTTGTATTCGATCGTGAAAACCTGCTTGCCTGTCAAGGAAGTCACCATTCGGGAGGGAGACACACCCTGGATCAcatcatatattttgaaattaaataaaaagtGCTATTCAGATACAAAATGTCTGTGAGTTGCTTTGGtgggttgtcattaaaatcggaattaaaatcaccaagaaTTATGAATTTGTGAGGGGTGGCCATAACTTGTTTAATAGAAGAATCGATCAGTTGCCAATAAGCAACAGGGGCACTAGGAGGCCGGTAAAACGAGCCTATCAatatagtttcttgattcaattTGGTTTCGATCCATGTGGCTTCAAGGTTAGGAATCAAAAGATCTGTTCTCTCTTTACAGCATAAGTAATCTTTAACATATATTGCCACACCACCGTGTGCTCCGTCTGGTCTGTCTCTCCGCACAAGTGGATGGAAACCATTAATATTGAATTGGTCTTGCATCTTACCAGCAGGTAACCAAGTCTCAGATAAAGTTACTATGTCAAAATCTCTAATTTCACCTTCCACAATATCAAGTTTGTTCCTCAAACTTCTGGTGTTTAAGTGTGCTACTATAAGTTGACCTTTTTCTAACGGAGAAACTGGTCCCGGATTCGGATTAATGTCCCCACATAACATCAGTTTCAAGACTAAAAAAACTaatattacaaaaaaaaaacagcGTACTTATAGGAATCGAGCGCACTTCACGGTTGCTAGTATTTACTGAGTTTGACCATCAATTGTCTTGTAGTTTTATGGGAATCGCGGTACACATGCAAGCACACGTACACACGGtggcatacacacatacaccctcgGGTCCCTCTCGGCCACAGTCTAACAGAATACATTCAGTCAAACACTAATGAATGTAAAGAGAAAAACAGACTTGAAACTTGCAGgagaaattaaaaaattaaaacatcACCGCACATCAGCTTAAAGGCTCACTccgcctcctgtaaaccatcagtttctgacCCCTGACACTGcactgccaggcttttacataaagtacaaacacccttccattcgAACGTTTACCGCCACGGAACACCCTGAGTGCTCTCCATAGAGAGCGAGCCTTTTTTCAAAGAATATATTTCGAATAATTTCGCGTGGACGCAGAGGTATGGATAGGAAGACTCGTTATGGTGCTAGACCTAACCAAGAAAAATGAATTGATAGCTTGTGACACAAACATTCTAAAAACacgaaagaattcttttatcatCAAGACAAAggcagaacaattcgaagttttgaaagtagggAGGGCAGAAGTAGGTGGAGCGAGTGACTGAGTTGACTGGTGCGTGCAAGATGCAGCTCTTTTCACTTGATGGCGGGTAAGTTGGCCACCAAAAACCATGCAACTTTCCCCTTTTTGGATTGCAAGTCTACTGAAATGTCCAACATTTGatactgtttgttgttgtgcctGGTAGTTTGAGTATTGCGCATATAAAAAAAACGTACTACCGCGATAGGGCTAGCTACTATCACCTCACATGAGCTGCATCTTACCACCCAAGCAGACAGCGTTTCTACAAATCGCTAGTTTCTTTGAAGTCAACCGCTACTGGGTTTGTGCCACTATAAATCATTTCTTGTATTTTAGATTCAGGGGTGCACAATAACATGTTATTGCAGATCTAGAGTCGCTTTGAAACCGCAAACGACTCAATGGGTCATATATGAATAAAGTGGGTCATTAAAACGGGGCCCCGGTGGCTCGGGGGTTGAATAAATCACGAGAattggtgtgtggtttacgcgtgtTAAATAGCCATTCAAGTTATCTGTAAGTAgcatttattgtcattaaatgCTATTGCGAGTGTGTTCCATCAGGATAGTATTGCTATTTGTGAAAAGATTTCATCGTTCTTTAAACCTCCTTAGTGGGTGGAATGGGCCTTGAACCCCTTGGTAAGGGATAagggataagattttatatagtccatgagggtaacctcacagaaattcgggctgctttctccctggggaaagcgagctgccatacagtatacggcgctacccttttatttttcctgcatgcgtgtattcatgtttccaagccctgagacttaatgccgtgtgagatggaattttttttttacactttattccaagtcacacgggtatttgatggacatttttatctatgccttaTACAATTtagccaggaaagacccttttgtcaatcgtgggatctttaacgtgcacaccccaatgtagtgtacacgaagggacctcggtttttcgtctcatccgaaagactagcacttgaacccaccacctaggttaggaaaggggggagaaaattgcggcctgacccaggcctgaacacgcaacctctcgcttccgagcgcaagtgcgttaccactcggccacccagtccgtaccactcggccacccagtcgttaccactcggccacccagtcgttaccactcggccacccagtccgtaccactcggccacccagtcgttaccactcggccacccagtcgtaaacactcggccacccagtcgttaccactcggccacccagtccgtaCCAATGTAGGTTGAAATGCTTCGACATATCTTCGTATCTTCTGACCCTCCCGCACCGAGATTTTAAAAAGTGCATATCACCATGGAGCTTATCAGCAATGGCTTGCGGCACAACGCTCGTGATGACCTTCAATTTCAACAATCCGCTTTCAAAAAACCCTACAAGGTTtcaagtatgtatgtatgtacgtaggtatgtatgtaggtatgtatgcatgtgtgttggtgtgtcggtgtgtcaagtgtgcaagtaaaaagggtatggtagttgtacatatattactttagatatttttttgttatcatgggttttataaattttcttctcttcttcttttataattattaattaatgacctatatgtgctgatgaccaatttaatttcctttgttggatcaataaaatgttatgagttatgagttatgaaaaGTAAACACCGGCTGGACGTGTGGCAGCCACCACCCCCAGCTCAGACTGCGGACAGAATGGTGCACATCAGCAGTGGCTTGCGACACAACGGTCACACTCCTCCCTCGCTTATCTCGTGATTGTCAACACTCCGCCTTAAAAACGAAACACAGGCTGGACTGTGAGACAATCAGCGACCCTAGCTCAGACTGCCAACACCATGGTAAGACATGTCCGTGTTCTGTCGCCTAGCTGTGGTAAGATATGTCCGTGTTCTGTCGCCTAGCTGTGGTAAGATATGTCCGTGTTCTGTCGCCTAGCTGTGGTAAGATATGTCCGTGTTCTGTCGCCTAGCTGTGGTAAGATGTGTCCGTGTTCTGTCGCCTAGCTGTGGTAAGATATGTCCGTGTTCTGTCGCCTAGCTGTGGTCAGATATGTCCGTGTTCTGTCGCCTAGCTGTGGTCAGATATGTCCGTGTTCTGTCGCC
This Littorina saxatilis isolate snail1 linkage group LG17, US_GU_Lsax_2.0, whole genome shotgun sequence DNA region includes the following protein-coding sequences:
- the LOC138953530 gene encoding formyl peptide receptor-related sequence 6-like produces the protein MANFDSVGPVGMTTQRMSVTEISTTQTLSSNRSLSNVTTKGSIPPDCPIVSFADLEFIPWDNPDNIISAQVEDITRRVKDAVILPLLFLIGGPGNVINMAVFYKQGLRERVNLCLFALSLADLLYLLQAMLLYGEQVHLWLTTREKYGPMMTSMVNHNLIGLYGFTWVSQVISAIIASDRCLCVLSPLRFQTFLKTRTMAVIISLVFVVVVGLYFVVAARYHLGCVYDLASESAVVIYVASEFYQNNETLINYLDAFVYGAGIPVVVMVVVTVTTTITAVKIRQAARWRAESSSSDAVKTLSPRDVALTKMLIGTSLLFMVCVFPIALFRCVWLFLPEINPGRRHHNLYLTCLWVLEAVSYVNSTFNIFVYYTMGSRYRDTLRSLFRRKNLDKTKEVFSTYTATTVVNG